In Diabrotica undecimpunctata isolate CICGRU chromosome 9, icDiaUnde3, whole genome shotgun sequence, the DNA window gacatttctctattggaatatattcatcgtaactgggttaagactttgccttacaggtggacgcccctcgtggtacagggggtggctatacagggatgaagttgtcatttttttcggaaaaattaacgatcgataatatggctgaacatttgcccagaataagatcttggtataactacacgaaatcccaaagggcggacgcgagggtggatacataaggggtggcggacaggggtgagattttttggggaaaaattaacgataagtaatatgtccgccattttcatggctcattatttagcccctaaaaactttaaatccaaaagggcggatagctgggttggtacagaaagccacaaaacggggtcaaatgtaccacttgcctgcgcattttaggtctcggtaacaattttcaaactgattttattatgatatttttataccgattgatttgaaaatgtgtatgctcacttctgttactattctgaaaagcgtcaagtagagttttcctcaaaattttccaaaaaaatttccgtaaatgaaaattttcgtaattttttgaggtaaaatctaatttgtagaatcctttcgattttctgtcagttataccatgatttttttttttaaattttcaaacgatttttccgataaaaaaaaatttagaaaaactttaaaaatttcgtcatttttctcactctcattgatgtcatcacattcatcatcttcgtcactttcactttcaataatatcacattcattatctgcttcattttcaatcactacttctcgaactgattctggcatctgaggttcactaaatcatttgaatttatatgtttcatcttcaaactcccaaccatgttcttcaacaatcaattctgttggtacttttttatgagcatttgtccaaatatttgaaatattagcttgcagtagatgttggtgtaattcatcttgacatggtggtaagcttgaagcatcgaaattttttagttttttttttaaggctcgttcacatcatgcaacttatactgccggttaaatagtgaaactctgacatcgtttacttttctttttggaattgttctcgtcagtcctgtcccatataagtgacatatgaaagtttctaaggtttcaaaaacttcattacaatcgaagtcagtttcaccaagttgaataaaagcatcttgatacttattacatttagcgcatgcgtctagaattacttatctaaatgaacgcgcatcattattattttaatattttaaaataataatgatgcaaaattaatgtccaaacagaatttgtaaaattataattaaccaatgaaaaaaaattcaatcaatttgaaagttaaaaaaaatattgaaaatatctacaaagtaaatttcaaaacttaaaaaattgataattccactattaaattgatttttattaataattatttgtaaaatgttaaaggaattctacaaattgaattttacctattgataaatagaaataatatattttgtaattgattattaatgtaataataaatcaaatttttcttatatctgaacaatcattatttatgcaatataaatttaaaaacctttttattgtaataaaaaataagtaaaattactatttgttataccaaaaatatttaatagttaacattataaaattactttaatttaataaaatatcaaatatcaaacacttattcaattaaaaattaattcgtaaaatatttatatttaagaaaaaaatgtgatttgtaaagtaaatatgactttagtttgaaaaaaaaaaacattatcataacatcattttaaaactacaaaatattctataaaagattcagacgatgacgtagagttttatcaaatgttttagaaaagtttttctaaatttttttttcttatcggaaaaatcgtttgaaaatttttggaaaaaaatcatggtataactgacagaaaatcgaaaggattctacaaattagattttacctcaaaaaattacgaaaattttcatttacggaaatttttttggaaaattttgtggaaaactctacttgacgcttctcagaatagtaacagaagtgagcatacaaattttcaaatcaatcggtataaaaatatcataataaaatcagtttgaaaattgttaccgagacctaaaatgcgcaggaaagtggtacatttgaccccgttttgtggctctctgtaccaacccagctatccgcccttttggatttaaagtttttaggggctaaataatgagccatgaaaatggcggacatattacttatcgttaatttttccccaaaaaattgcaatttcacccctgtccgccacaccttatgtatccactctcgcgtccgccctttgggatttcgtctagttataccaagatcttactctgggcaaattttcagccatattattaatcgttaatttttccgaaaaaaatgacaacttcatccctgtatagccaccccctgtaccacgaggggcgtccgcctgtaaggcaaagtcttaacccagttacaatgaatatattccaatagagaaatgtcatattactgatcagttcaaaatttcggctctatctcttggactataagaaagcgataagtggtttgacagcataataactgcttgtttagtctagttttttcagtgattcttaggcaacctatttgggtggagttttgacttgttcttgaatgagttccgaatccagcagcccgctgaagtattgaatttttataatataattatttgacaaccttttgttggccaaccacctagagcggagttgagccgaaatacattgatttcgtatgttccgatttaaattcgttcaatctgtatgtatatatatatatatatatatatatatatatatatatatatatatatatatatatatatatatatatatatgcgtttATAAGTTTTGAAAGGATCtactgatatattgaaataataaatttactttgttgttgttattatttgaCCCAAATTGTTACTGTTTCCGTACAGGAACATTGTGTACAAGATAAATTTTGACACtgaaaaaaggaaatattttaaagtttgtttttttGCAAGTTGGTAGACTTCTTTAATGCATTAttggtttaaataaattaatttgaatAAACCTGAAGTTAAAAGAATGAATGAATTTGAGAGTATTCCAACAACATCGTTTTAGAACAATAAAGCGAAAACTATTCAGCCCTATAAGTTATGACAGATTCCTTCTGAAAGTGAAGATTCGGAACTATCTGATGAAGATAACGTTGACCCGTTAGCTGCACAAACCACCAGGGCTAGAGTAATCATTGACAGTCAAGAAGATTCCGATAATGAAGATGATGTCAAAGAAATCTATTAAAAAAAGTCATATGACTTAGCGTCCTTCAAAAACTGTACGAAATGTAGATAAATTGCATTTGTAAGATAGTGAATTACTTCCAACCAACATATTGCCGATCAATTATCCTTAcaaattgtttagtttttttttgacaCTAGATTTTATAATTGAGGTAGTTCGACAAACTTGTATATACAGCGCCCAAACAAATCCACAAAAGCCAATTACCACATGTCCTGtacaaattgaaaattttatgggGATATTGCTGTGGATGTCTCTAATAAGACAACCTACTACAAGACGCTATTGGGCACCGACAACAATAATTTCACAAATTGCAGACGTAATGCCTATCAATCGTTTTGAAACTATCAAAAGGTTTCTTcattttagtaataatttagaaaatacaCGGAATCTTGATAAAATCTCGCCCCTGATTGAACAAATAAAAAGATCGTGTTTGCAGATACCTTTAGAAGAGCACTCATCTTAGTGCTTAGTTAGAAGTGACAAACAAGTTATATCGTTCAAAGAACGTTCGAGTATGAAGACATACAATCCCAAAAAGCCTCATAAATGGGGATACAAGATGAGGGTTCTCTCAGGAATCTCAGgattttcatataattttgaaattttggctGAAAACGATGATTACACAGAATTACCGAATAAAGTAAATTTGGGAGTTGCTAGTAATGTTGTAGTTCGATTGAGCAGAGAAATATCGTTCAATAAACACCACAAACTCTTTTacgataattattttttaagtataCCACTGGTATCATATTTGTCAAAACGAGACATATATTCTATTGCAAAAATCCGTATAAATCGAATTCTGAATtataaaagaaagaaattaattaattagaaATGGGAAGCATTTAGGAACACACTAATACTTATGAGAATACTTCAATTCATACAGTCCAGTGGTGTCACAACAAAATTATGTCTTTACTATCAGATTATTGTGGAACTCAACCAACAGCCAAAGTGGAACGATTCTTTCGCACCGAAAGAACTAGGCAAGAAATTGATTGCCCAGACATTGTACAACAATTATAACAGGCACATGGGCGGTGTGGATCTGCAAAATTCCTTATTGGGATTATATCCAATCAAAATCAAAAGCAAAAATGGTACCACCGTATTTTCTATCATATGCTGGATGTAGCAGTAGGGTAGACCGGGGACAATTGAAACAGGGTACAATTGAAACAGCCGCCATATTGGTAGTATTCCGTGATTAAAACCGCGCGCGCTTTTAGCAAACGCAGCGCATCTAGGGGACCGGTGTCTCTATCAGTCAGCCATTGATTGTCGTTTGCATTACATGCGTACATTCTCGTTGGCGTGATTTACCGCTACCGAAGTAAACTTTTGCACTGAACAACAAAAGGTGACGCAACATATCGGAACGTAAGTATGCAGCTTCGACTATTTTTGTAGTTAAATTGGCATTTCTTCTTTAGAGAGGCCAGTTTAAATTATTACTATTGTCTTAGAGTGAAAAGATATTTAAGTGTTTACGAAAAAATGTCTCGTGGGGACGATTGAAACAAACAGTATAGGGGACGATTGAAACATGTTTCAATTGTCCCCAGAGTAGtcttttatgttatttattattgtacGTTGTAGTAGAGTATCCAGTGGTTAACACTTTAGGGGCGTTATTAATACCCCCCTCAAATTCATGTGAGATAACGTAGATTAAATTGtagaaaaaatttggaaaaattgtcAACGTAGTTTGTGCACGAGCCCTATTAACTGTTTGGTTTGTTTTAGTATGCCACGAGTACGAGTGAGAAAAACGGAAAGGGGTTTAAAACCCGTTTTGGTTTATGAAGAAGCCTATAAAAAGGTTACTGAAAATAACACGTCCATAAGATCAGCTGCAGCTAAATTTGATCTACACTACGTGTCATTAAGTAGATTTATCAGAAAAAAGCAATTGAGCAAGGATTCGTTACTCCAGTCACAATGGGTTATCATTGCGTGAGACGAGTATTTTACATAAACCAGGAAAAAAGCATTGCTGGATACATAATCAAAGCGGCACATATATTTTACGGGTTACCGCCTAAAGAAATTCGGAAATTAGCCTTTCAATTGGCCGTGAAATATTCGTTGAACATGCCTGATAGCTGGAGACAAAATGCTATGGCAGGAGAAGATTGGTTCTCTGGATTTATGAAACGCAATCCAGAACTTTCAATCCGCTGCGCTCAAGCCACAAGTCTTTCCAGAGCAACCAGTTTCAATGTAACGAACGTAAAACTTTTTTATGATAACCTGGCTAATGTAATGGATAAGTACAAATTTGAACCAaaagatatatataatattgatgaaACGGGGGTAACGACGGTTCAAAAACCTAGTAAAGTTGTTGCCGAAAAGGGGACAAGACAGGTGGGAGCACTTACATGCGGAGAGAGGGGAACATCGGTGACCATAGCTTTAGCCGTCAATGCTATCGGTAACAGTATACTgcccatttttatttttccacGAAAAAGATACAAGGATCACTTAGTCCGTGACGGTCCAGTGGGGTGTATTGGAGCGGGAAACGCGAGCGGGTGGATGCAAGAGGAAGAGTTCTTGGTATACCTTAATCATTTTCAAAAGCATACTAACGCTTCAACTGAAAATAAAGTATTGCTTTTACTTGATAACCACCAGTCGCACATAAGTATACGCTGCTTGGATTTCTGTAAAACAAATGGCATTGTCGTCTTGTCATTTCCCCCGCACTGTTCGCATAAGTTGCAACCTCTGGATCGTTCTATCTACGGTCCCTTCAAAAAGGCTTTCAATTCAAGTTGCGATTCTTGGATGAGAAATAATCCATGAAAAACGATGACAATTTACGACATACCCAGCATAGCTAAATTATTTCTACTGTTGGCCCTCACGCAATCAAATATTATAGTTGGATTTGCTTGCACAGGCATATATCCCTTTAACAGAGACATATTTACGGAACTAGATTTTGCACCTTCATATGTCACGGATAGACCAGCTCTTAATAACACGACACCATATGCCACTGACGTTCTTCAAGAAGCACCTAGTGAAGATCCTCTACATACTAAGAGAGCTGATATCTTGCCAACATTACCACAAAATCACACACCGCCAGCGTCTCCAAGCACTTGCATTGCTGAAGCATCGCAGGTTGTATTTTCACCAGAAGCAGTTAGACCGTTGCCGAAAGCGCTCCCTAGAAAAACAATTGGCAAATGAAAAGTGAGGAAGTCTGCAGTTTATACAGATACGCCGGAGAAAAATGCTATCCAAGAGTAATATGgcgcaaaaaagaaaaaacaggtTAAGAAAAAAGTGACTGAGTTAAACGACGAATCAAATACAACTTTTAGAAAATACAAGAAAACCAAACAATGCCAGAACAATCAGCAACAGAGTGATAGCGACGAAGAGGATGATTGCTATTGTCTCGTTTGCTTGGAAGAATATCGTAGTAGTCGCCCTGAAGAGAAATGGGTGCAGTGCACTGAATGTCGTCATTGGTCCCATGAAGAGTGTACTCGCCAAGAAGAACTATACGTATGCCACAATTGccttttagaataaaaaatattttatattgtatgtTTTTCACTAgaataaacactatttttctatGTCTTGGTGCTGTTTCAATTGTCCCAGGTATCTGTTTCATTCGTCCCTGCCACGGGGACAATTGAAACAACTtgacaaaagtttttatttaatatcttattaatgACATTATATAGACAAAATATAATGATATATATGGAAACACAATAGGATACGCTTTTTATAACTAATTTCGTAATTTAGAAATTTGCGATAGATGCcgagaaaaaaaatcaaaatgcagaCATGTTTCAATTGTCCCCGGTCTACCCTAGTCAATGCTTGGCTATTAGACAGacgaataaaaaaacaaattggaaaaactgAAGAGATTATACCACTGCTAAATTTCAAAACAATTCTAGCTGAACAACTAACTAACAGTAGtgttttacaaaaaagaaaagtaggtCGGCCTAGAAGTTACACACCCGAACAACCATCCAAAAGAAGATGCATTGAACCTAGACCCAATATATGTGTACAAACAGATCCGTTTTTACACTGGCCAAACTGGACTGTAAACAGGGAAAGATGTAAGATGATAAACTGTAAGGGAAAATCAAGGGGAAAATCGAGAAATGTAAGGTGCATTTATGCtttcattttaataaaagtaCTAACTGTTTTAAGAAGTTTCACAATTTGGAATAATTTGATACTGACAATACATCGATCTAATGTGTATGACAATTGgttctaataaaagtttttatacatAGTATTTCCAAATGGGGACAACTTTTTTTCTCAAAAATcggattatttaaaaaaaaatgtgtaacagTGAATTCTTCATACATCTATTAagagtaatttaatataattttattttattttgtcaaaaaataaaataaaataaattcatgcaATAGAGAGTTAAAACGTCACTTTACTGTCCAACAAGTCCATCGTATGATTAATGAAGTATCAAAAGTCTTGAAGAAAGTAAATACTGCAACGCTGGAGGGAAATTTTAAAGGGAAGTACTTAACATTTATAGATCTACTACTATAGCAACAACTTTGGGAATATAGACTATGCTGTGCCTCCAGATGTTATTTTATTTGCATCTAAGCTAAGGGCTAAGGTAAACCGACCTAAGAACAGCCCAGTTAACCTTTTAGTAGACGCAGCTTGTCTAGGAGACCGGTGGGGGTCAATGACGGTCAATTCTAAAGCCAATCGGAAACTTTCGAGTTTCTCCGACTCTGTA includes these proteins:
- the LOC140451313 gene encoding uncharacterized protein is translated as MGYHCVRRVFYINQEKSIAGYIIKAAHIFYGLPPKEIRKLAFQLAVKYSLNMPDSWRQNAMAGEDWFSGFMKRNPELSIRCAQATSLSRATSFNVTNVKLFYDNLANVMDKYKFEPKDIYNIDETGVTTVQKPSKVVAEKGTRQVGALTCGERGTSVTIALAVNAIGNSILPIFIFPRKRYKDHLVRDGPVGCIGAGNASGWMQEEEFLVYLNHFQKHTNASTENKVLLLLDNHQSHISIRCLDFCKTNGIVVLSFPPHCSHKLQPLDRSIYGPFKKAFNSSCDSWMRNNP